In a single window of the Flavivirga spongiicola genome:
- a CDS encoding RagB/SusD family nutrient uptake outer membrane protein, with amino-acid sequence MKKIIKFIFCLALFAGCEDAIDIDQVGRITTDVAFQNLNDLRDGLIGVYTKYDLVQDIAHSSTFTDELSVGFISGGQRVNDYQFILDATSLAAFTFWQRSYEEINEATRLILAAESVSLESEEQEDYNNILGQAHALRAYSHFKLLSYYSTDLTDDNALGVIAVDFVPLISDVFPRNTNGEVFALIEGDLQKAESLLLEQSNATFISKDFVTALRARMATYRGQYSMAATYAQQLLDRYPIASRGQYTNMFLDADNTEIIFKLERTRGDIFDRAGNGVSNMASQSRAGAKFAFTNETINGGPYFEIGRSLFNLFDQDDIRFDVNVGPESIISPDYQNAADFENEDILLVHKYPGSETQPLMNDLKVFRSSEMLLILAEAAADGGNINGAANSTSAYIKQLRDARFTTVQPLPTYANETEAFAAILNERRIELAFEGHRFHDLKRLGVRANQDVLRDPLDCNAIGVNGACSLPATDHRFTLPIPQAELIANPNIREQQNSGY; translated from the coding sequence ATGAAGAAAATAATAAAATTTATATTTTGTTTGGCACTTTTTGCAGGTTGTGAAGATGCCATAGATATTGACCAAGTAGGTCGCATTACTACTGATGTTGCCTTTCAAAACTTAAATGATTTAAGAGATGGCTTAATAGGAGTTTACACTAAATATGATCTAGTACAGGATATAGCACATTCATCAACCTTTACAGATGAACTCTCTGTAGGGTTTATTAGTGGAGGACAAAGAGTAAATGATTACCAATTTATCTTAGATGCTACTTCTTTAGCGGCTTTCACATTTTGGCAAAGAAGTTACGAAGAAATAAATGAGGCTACGAGGTTAATTTTGGCTGCTGAATCTGTTTCTTTAGAAAGTGAAGAACAAGAAGATTATAACAACATATTGGGGCAAGCCCACGCGCTTAGAGCATATTCTCACTTTAAATTGTTGTCTTATTATTCAACAGATTTAACCGATGACAATGCTTTGGGAGTTATCGCAGTAGATTTTGTACCATTAATAAGTGATGTTTTTCCTCGTAATACCAATGGAGAAGTATTTGCCTTAATAGAAGGCGATTTACAAAAAGCGGAAAGCTTATTGCTAGAACAAAGCAATGCCACTTTTATATCTAAAGACTTTGTAACGGCGCTAAGGGCACGTATGGCTACTTATCGTGGACAATACAGCATGGCAGCTACTTATGCACAACAATTGTTGGATAGATACCCTATTGCCTCTAGAGGACAATACACGAATATGTTTTTAGATGCAGATAATACAGAGATTATCTTTAAGTTGGAACGTACCAGAGGAGATATATTTGATCGTGCAGGTAATGGTGTATCAAATATGGCAAGTCAAAGTAGGGCTGGTGCTAAGTTTGCCTTTACCAATGAAACAATTAATGGTGGTCCGTATTTTGAAATAGGAAGATCCTTGTTCAATTTATTTGACCAAGATGATATTAGGTTTGATGTTAATGTTGGGCCAGAGTCTATAATTTCACCAGACTATCAAAATGCTGCAGATTTTGAAAATGAAGATATTTTGCTTGTTCATAAATATCCAGGATCTGAAACGCAGCCACTAATGAACGATTTAAAAGTATTTAGATCTTCTGAAATGTTATTGATTTTGGCAGAAGCAGCAGCAGACGGTGGTAATATTAATGGAGCAGCTAATTCTACTTCAGCTTATATTAAACAACTGCGTGATGCTAGGTTTACTACGGTACAACCTTTGCCAACATATGCTAATGAAACAGAAGCTTTTGCAGCTATTTTAAACGAACGTCGTATAGAATTGGCTTTTGAAGGGCATAGATTTCATGATTTGAAGCGTTTAGGTGTTCGTGCCAACCAAGATGTATTACGGGATCCTTTAGATTGTAATGCTATTGGGGTTAATGGGGCATGCTCATTACCTGCCACTGACCACAGGTTCACATTGCCCATTCCACAGGCAGAATTGATTGCCAATCCTAATATACGTGAACAACAAAACTCTGGCTATTAA